In the Nocardia asteroides genome, TGCGGGTGTCGGCGAGGAGCGTCGCGAGGCGTTCGCCGCGCCCGCCGGCGTACTCGCCGAGCGCGGAGATCACCGAGGTCAGGTGCTCGATGGCGCCGCCGCTCACCAGGAACGAGGCGCGGGTGAGCAGCTCCTCGATGGTGCTGGCGGCCGAGGTCGCCGTCAGCGGGATGGTGTCGCCGTCGCCGAGGAAGGCGGAGCCGGAAGTGGACGGCGGGTGCAGCGCGACGAAGACGTCGCCCATGGGGGTGGCCGAGCGCAGCTCGGCCGAGGTGCCCGCGGGGAGCCGCACGTCGGCGGTGACGCGCAGGGTCACCACGGCGGTGTAATCGCGGGCGGTCATGGCGTCCACCTGGCCGATGTCGACGCCGTCGAGCTTCACCTTCGCCTTCGCGGGCAGGTTCAGGGCATTGCTGAAAACGGCGGTGAGGCTGTAGGTTTCGCCGCTCAGCCCCGGTGCGGGGAGGGGGAGCCGGTCCAGGCCGCCGGCGCAGCCGGTCAGCGTGAGGGCGGCGGTGAGCAGGGGGAGCAGGTAGCGGGTCATCGGCCGTTCCGTTCCGCGAGGCCCGCCAGGATGGCGGTGATGCCGAAGTCGGGGCCCATGTCGCGCATGGTGCCGGTGGCGCAGCCGAGGTTCTGGAGTTGCAGCAGGTTGCAGACCTCCTTGACCATCTGGCCGTCGAGCAGGAGCCGGTTGATGTCGATCGCGGCGCGCAGCGCGCCGACATTGTGGTCGATGGCGTTGTAGGCGTTGTCGGTGACCAGGGGGAAGACGTCGAGGAACTCGGCGAGGTTGCCGTCGTAGTCGGCCAGGGTGCCCGCGAGGGTGCCCGCGTCGGTGGTGAGCCCGGCGATGGTGTCGCGATGCCGGGTCAGCAGGTCGGCGACCTGGGCGATGATCCGGTTCAGGGCGGCGCCGGTGTCGCCGGAGCCCAGCTGCTGGGTGGCGAGGAAGTCGCTGAGCTGGGCGACGGCCGAGCCGAAGTCGCGCAGCGTCGCGTCGTTGCGGGCGGCGGTCGCGGTGAGCGTGTCGAGGTGGGTGACGACGGTGGTGACGGCATCGCGGGTGGCGGCGCCGTTGTCGGGGCCGAGTTGCAGCGCGCGGGCGAGCTCGCTGAGCGCGGCCCGCATGTCGGGGCCGTTGCCGCTGGTCGCGGCGGTGCCGAGGGACATCAGGTCGGCGATCGGGCCCGCGCCGTCGCCGTCGCCGCCGAGCGAGGTGGAGAGTTCGCGGGCCATGGCGAGCAGGGCGTCGAACTCGACGGGGGTCTTGGTCCGGTCGGTGCCGAGGACGGCGTGGTCGGGGAGGGTGGGGCCGCCGCGGTAGACGGGGGAGAGCTCGACGTGGCGGTCGGTGAGGATGGAGTCGGAGATGGTCACCGCCTGCACGTCGGCGGGGAGCGCGATCCCGTCCTCGATCCGCATCTCGACCTCGACGTCGGTGCCGCGGGCGGTGATCCGGACGATCTTCCCCACCCGCATGCCGAGCACGGCGACGGCGTTGCCCTCGTAGAGGCCGTTGGCGTTCGCGAAGCGGGCGGTCACCGTGGTGGTGTCGCCCGCGCCGGTCCCGCAGCCGGCCAGGCAGGCGGCGGTCAGCGTCACCGCGGCCAGCTTCAGGGTGGTCAGGGCGCGGCTCATCGGCAGTCCTCGAGGTAGGGTTCGCGGCCGGCGGCGACGGCGGTGGCGCTCAGCGCGCACATCCAGGAGTCGACGAAGGCGCCGTCGGGGGCGTTGGCGTCGAGTTCGGGGCCGCTGCCGGTGGCGTCGGCGAAGAGCCGCCACGGGACCGGGAGGATCTGCAGGATATTGCGGAGCAGGTCGTCGTGCGCGGCGATCATGGCGGTCATGGCGCGCAGGTCGGTCAGCAGCTGTTCGATCTCGGCCTGCTCGCCGACCGCGATCGGCTCCAGCCGCTGCACCAACCCCGTTGTCGCGGTCAGCAAGCGGCTCAGCGCGGCCTGGCGGGCATTGATCTGCTGGAGCAGGGTGCGGCCCTCGCCGACGACGGCGGCGAGATCGGCCTGCTGCCGGTCGATGACCGCCCCGACCTCGCCGGTGCTGGTGAGCAGCGCGCCGATCTGGTCGCGGCGCTGGGCGATGATGCCGGAGAGCGCGCGGACGTCGCGCAGCACGCCGGGGATCAGCGCGGGCACGCCGTCGAGTTCGCGGGAGAGCGTCGTCATGGACTCGGCGATCCGGTCGGCGTCGATGCCGTCGAAGGTGGTGGTGACGTCCTGCAGCGCGGTCTCCAGGTCGTAGGGGACGGTGGTCTGCGACACCGGGATCCGGTTGCCGGGCAGCGTGCCCGCGCCGGAGGAGGTGAGCTCGAGGTAGCGGGAGCCGAGCAGGGTGGTGAGCTTGATCGCGGCGTGCGTGTCGGCGCCGAGGGCAACGGCGTCGTCCTCGATCTGGATCGTCACCTCGACGTGGTCGCCTGCCAGCCGGGTGTCGGTGACCGTGCCCACCGGGATGCCCGCCCAGGTCACGGCGTCACCGGCGCTGATCCCGGCGGCCTGGGCGAAGTCGGCGCGGTAGGTGCGGGC is a window encoding:
- a CDS encoding MlaD family protein, producing MTRYLLPLLTAALTLTGCAGGLDRLPLPAPGLSGETYSLTAVFSNALNLPAKAKVKLDGVDIGQVDAMTARDYTAVVTLRVTADVRLPAGTSAELRSATPMGDVFVALHPPSTSGSAFLGDGDTIPLTATSAASTIEELLTRASFLVSGGAIEHLTSVISALGEYAGGRGERLATLLADTRTLLDTLTARTGRIDEILHATADLSTTLAAGQTTLTDTVTAAGPAVQTLAENTDALLTVVDRIDALTTQLARFPSVAGTNSTSMAANINQLAAGLNAAALNPEADLNELNTMLGIVIKMISGPNGHVNADITQVAVGAVPDPGFPGTSGARLPDPTDWTAFVGSLQHMLERLGPRLQEPPR
- a CDS encoding MCE family protein, producing MSRALTTLKLAAVTLTAACLAGCGTGAGDTTTVTARFANANGLYEGNAVAVLGMRVGKIVRITARGTDVEVEMRIEDGIALPADVQAVTISDSILTDRHVELSPVYRGGPTLPDHAVLGTDRTKTPVEFDALLAMARELSTSLGGDGDGAGPIADLMSLGTAATSGNGPDMRAALSELARALQLGPDNGAATRDAVTTVVTHLDTLTATAARNDATLRDFGSAVAQLSDFLATQQLGSGDTGAALNRIIAQVADLLTRHRDTIAGLTTDAGTLAGTLADYDGNLAEFLDVFPLVTDNAYNAIDHNVGALRAAIDINRLLLDGQMVKEVCNLLQLQNLGCATGTMRDMGPDFGITAILAGLAERNGR
- a CDS encoding MCE family protein — translated: MKSSRPEIDSPLRVGIIAVAALAVALTALVVLGTLHIGARTYRADFAQAAGISAGDAVTWAGIPVGTVTDTRLAGDHVEVTIQIEDDAVALGADTHAAIKLTTLLGSRYLELTSSGAGTLPGNRIPVSQTTVPYDLETALQDVTTTFDGIDADRIAESMTTLSRELDGVPALIPGVLRDVRALSGIIAQRRDQIGALLTSTGEVGAVIDRQQADLAAVVGEGRTLLQQINARQAALSRLLTATTGLVQRLEPIAVGEQAEIEQLLTDLRAMTAMIAAHDDLLRNILQILPVPWRLFADATGSGPELDANAPDGAFVDSWMCALSATAVAAGREPYLEDCR